In bacterium, a single window of DNA contains:
- a CDS encoding ABC transporter ATP-binding protein — protein MMSSWLATASTRDFTGCNTWAWVKAKVKMGMTPSESQPQSQPRPMSVVFDFWRERPGWSVTLVLATIVVTAISMVFPYFLRMIIDGIKRGISQRELVRYVLFLFGFGFLRVIGDVLLPFSRGRINELYAWKVRTAIFRRVLDMGHTFSAQFPTGDVMERLDHDMGELSWFACSGMFRFVSAAFTVLFALAIMLHMNPMLTLVTVVPIGLGVYVWLRLGPLVYSWFMKWRQKISEINNQLESAFTGIRLVKSYAMEEKLGHKFRGTLNDRIAVAMGEARTEAKIGILYNAIGEFATLLVLWIGGMLVVHAHLTLGEFVAFNAYILMLLGPMYDIGNVFVSGRRAQGAAERIGSLRTHPTEVEPPANPKQPKPGELKLDHVSFSYGTRIVLENADLTFPPGRKVGIAGTIGSGKSTIFRLLFREADPQQGRVTLSGQDVKELDLDAYRQLFGYAPQEAQLFSDSVKGNIAFGRENVTDEQLQAVVAGSELSEEVAGFPKGLDEMLGERGTRLSGGQKERVAIARALVGRPPVMVFDDATSALDAETEKELVNRMMNQLPGVTVIIVSHRLSVLSVCDWVYVLDAGRVKEQGKHDDLLAAQGLYWKLYQRQLISDELEKL, from the coding sequence ATGATGAGCTCCTGGCTCGCGACGGCATCTACTCGCGACTTTACCGGCTGCAATACGTGGGCATGGGTCAAGGCTAAGGTCAAGATGGGAATGACTCCTTCCGAATCTCAACCTCAGTCTCAACCTCGGCCCATGTCTGTTGTGTTCGACTTCTGGCGCGAGCGGCCGGGCTGGTCGGTTACGCTCGTGCTCGCCACTATCGTGGTTACCGCGATCTCGATGGTTTTCCCGTACTTCCTGCGAATGATAATCGACGGTATCAAGCGGGGCATTTCCCAGCGAGAACTGGTGAGGTACGTCCTGTTCCTTTTCGGGTTCGGCTTCCTGCGGGTCATCGGAGACGTGCTGTTGCCGTTCTCGCGCGGCCGGATTAACGAGCTCTACGCGTGGAAAGTCAGGACCGCCATTTTCCGCCGAGTGCTCGACATGGGCCACACTTTCAGCGCTCAGTTCCCAACCGGGGACGTGATGGAACGGCTCGACCACGACATGGGCGAGCTGTCCTGGTTCGCCTGCTCGGGTATGTTCCGGTTCGTGTCCGCCGCGTTCACGGTGCTGTTCGCGCTCGCCATCATGCTGCACATGAACCCGATGCTGACACTCGTGACTGTCGTTCCCATTGGGCTGGGCGTGTACGTCTGGCTGCGGCTGGGCCCGCTGGTCTATTCCTGGTTCATGAAGTGGCGGCAGAAGATATCAGAAATCAACAACCAGCTTGAGTCAGCTTTCACGGGCATCAGGCTGGTGAAGTCCTACGCCATGGAGGAGAAGCTCGGCCACAAGTTCCGGGGCACGCTCAACGACCGTATCGCGGTGGCGATGGGCGAGGCGAGAACCGAGGCGAAGATCGGCATACTCTACAATGCCATCGGCGAGTTCGCTACGCTGCTGGTGCTCTGGATCGGCGGCATGCTGGTCGTGCACGCGCACCTGACCCTGGGCGAGTTCGTGGCGTTCAACGCCTATATCCTGATGCTGCTCGGCCCGATGTACGACATCGGCAACGTCTTCGTGTCTGGCCGGAGAGCGCAGGGCGCTGCGGAGCGCATCGGTTCGCTCAGGACCCACCCGACCGAAGTCGAGCCGCCGGCAAATCCGAAGCAGCCCAAACCCGGCGAGTTGAAGCTGGACCACGTCTCTTTTTCCTACGGCACGAGGATTGTGCTTGAGAACGCGGACCTGACCTTTCCTCCGGGCCGGAAAGTCGGGATTGCCGGAACGATTGGCTCGGGCAAGAGCACGATCTTCAGGCTGCTCTTCCGGGAAGCCGACCCGCAGCAGGGCAGGGTTACGCTTTCCGGTCAGGACGTCAAGGAGCTTGACCTGGACGCCTACCGGCAGCTCTTTGGCTATGCGCCGCAGGAGGCGCAGTTGTTCTCCGACTCGGTCAAAGGGAATATCGCGTTCGGCCGGGAGAACGTGACCGACGAGCAGTTGCAGGCGGTCGTGGCCGGCTCCGAGCTTTCAGAAGAAGTCGCCGGATTCCCCAAAGGACTGGATGAGATGCTGGGCGAACGCGGGACTCGGCTATCAGGCGGCCAGAAGGAGCGCGTGGCGATTGCCCGGGCGCTGGTCGGGCGCCCGCCGGTCATGGTCTTCGATGACGCGACCTCGGCGCTCGATGCCGAGACCGAGAAGGAACTGGTCAACCGGATGATGAATCAGTTGCCCGGCGTCACGGTAATCATCGTTTCGCACCGGCTCTCGGTGCTGAGCGTCTGCGACTGGGTCTACGTGCTGGATGCGGGCAGGGTGAAGGAGCAGGGGAAGCACGATGACCTGCTGGCAGCGCAGGGGCTCTATTGGAAGTTGTACCAGCGGCAGTTGATCAGCGATGAGCTGGAAAAGCTGTAG
- a CDS encoding ABC transporter ATP-binding protein, whose translation MHWHDIDSELDESKPTGKAGTYIRRLWPFFRRYLRLVLAAGSLLLVTTGLGLLGPVLLKRAIDVNIGHGDLRGLAVTSLTYLAIQAFILSAAYFERVWLALVGERGAADLKQALFQHVLDLPMSFFDKMPAGKLISRVESDTEALKMLFTNTSVVLLQSVLMLVGMCVIMGVTSFKLFSLVLVLLPPFVVAFWLFQKRVRPVYMQVRKTVAETNNLVSETLKGLPVIQVFCQQRRFAQRMDDLNRLKYKGELKASILWSSVWMLVDFGEILGTGLVLGFGGVWALRGQLTIGTLFLFVSYITRLFGPLRAISDQINVMQRAFASAERAFGILDQAPEPAGKTGAGPLRLKEAIRCENVNFAYDGQNMVLKDINLVVRRGEKVALVGETGGGKTSIVNLLMKFYLAQSGRILCDSEDVAQMDKHRIRSAVGFVPQEVVMFPGSVLDNLRLFDETISRDQVVQAAKRARIHDAIARFPQGFDTVLTEGGGNFSLGERQLLAFARAMVRDPEILILDEATSSVDPHTEHLIQEGLEELLKGRTAIIVAHRLATIRMADRVLVVHKGRITEQGTHDELLARDGIYSRLYRLQYVGMGQG comes from the coding sequence ATGCACTGGCACGACATCGACAGCGAACTCGATGAGAGCAAGCCGACCGGCAAGGCCGGGACGTACATCCGGCGGCTCTGGCCGTTCTTCCGCCGTTACCTCAGGCTCGTGCTCGCGGCCGGCTCGCTGCTTCTGGTGACGACCGGACTGGGCCTGCTGGGGCCAGTGCTGCTCAAGCGGGCAATCGATGTCAACATCGGGCACGGTGACCTGCGCGGCCTCGCCGTAACTTCGCTGACATATCTCGCCATCCAGGCGTTCATTCTGAGCGCCGCCTACTTTGAAAGGGTCTGGCTCGCCCTGGTGGGCGAGCGAGGAGCGGCCGACCTGAAGCAGGCGCTGTTCCAGCACGTGCTCGACCTGCCGATGTCGTTCTTCGACAAGATGCCGGCCGGCAAGCTCATTTCACGGGTGGAGAGTGACACCGAAGCGCTGAAGATGCTCTTTACGAATACGTCGGTCGTGCTGCTGCAGAGCGTCCTCATGCTCGTCGGGATGTGCGTCATCATGGGAGTGACGAGCTTCAAGTTGTTCTCACTGGTGCTGGTGCTGCTGCCGCCTTTTGTGGTTGCCTTCTGGCTGTTCCAGAAAAGGGTGCGGCCGGTGTACATGCAGGTGCGCAAGACCGTGGCCGAGACCAATAACCTCGTGAGCGAGACGTTGAAGGGATTGCCCGTAATCCAGGTCTTCTGCCAGCAGCGGCGCTTTGCCCAGCGGATGGATGACCTGAACCGGCTGAAGTACAAGGGCGAGCTGAAAGCCTCGATACTCTGGTCGTCGGTGTGGATGCTGGTGGATTTCGGCGAAATACTGGGAACCGGGCTCGTGCTTGGCTTCGGCGGGGTGTGGGCGCTCAGGGGGCAGTTGACCATCGGCACTTTGTTCCTGTTCGTGTCGTACATCACGCGGCTGTTTGGGCCGCTGCGGGCGATTTCGGACCAGATCAACGTCATGCAGCGCGCCTTCGCGTCGGCTGAGCGGGCATTCGGCATACTCGACCAGGCGCCGGAGCCCGCCGGCAAGACCGGGGCCGGGCCGCTGAGACTCAAAGAGGCGATAAGGTGCGAGAACGTCAATTTCGCCTACGACGGCCAGAACATGGTGCTGAAGGACATCAACCTGGTCGTGCGCAGGGGGGAGAAGGTCGCGTTGGTGGGTGAAACCGGCGGCGGCAAGACCTCGATTGTCAATCTGCTGATGAAGTTCTACCTGGCGCAGTCGGGTCGGATTCTCTGCGATTCAGAGGATGTCGCCCAGATGGACAAGCACCGGATTCGGTCGGCGGTCGGGTTCGTCCCGCAGGAAGTGGTGATGTTCCCGGGTTCGGTGCTCGACAACCTGCGGCTGTTCGACGAGACTATATCGCGTGACCAGGTAGTACAGGCCGCGAAGCGCGCGCGGATTCACGATGCGATTGCGAGATTCCCGCAAGGTTTCGACACGGTACTGACTGAGGGCGGCGGCAATTTCTCCCTGGGCGAGCGGCAACTCCTGGCGTTTGCCCGGGCCATGGTGCGCGACCCGGAAATCCTGATTCTTGACGAGGCCACGTCTTCGGTCGACCCGCACACCGAGCACCTGATTCAGGAAGGGCTCGAGGAACTGCTCAAGGGTCGGACCGCGATCATCGTCGCGCACCGCCTGGCCACGATTCGGATGGCGGACCGAGTGCTGGTGGTTCACAAGGGGAGAATCACGGAGCAGGGCACACATGATGAGCTCCTGGCTCGCGACGGCATCTACTCGCGACTTTACCGGCTGCAATACGTGGGCATGGGTCAAGGCTAA